From a single Myotis daubentonii chromosome 5, mMyoDau2.1, whole genome shotgun sequence genomic region:
- the RP1L1 gene encoding retinitis pigmentosa 1-like 1 protein — translation MNSTPRDAQAPSYRECLLPSVARTPSVTQVTPAKKITFLKRGDPRFSGVRLAVHQRTFKSLGTLMDELSQRMPLSFGVRSVTTPRGLHGLSALEQLEDGGCYLCSDRKPPRTSTGPGRPQERSSSAQQSQDVKDQCEGPGISSSRKNPKTPRRIMLVKNGDPRFQQTVVLSHRDTRSLSAFLSRATGLLHFPVKQVYTPSGEKVGSLKALLRSPSVLVCAGHEPFRPPEGAKRSGTGTLSGQTSRNKNGSWGPKAKPSMTHSRSRPGSRPQRSSLLSARAGLGDPLVSPYHTRVGPAPDRHPQDMPAQLGPLVARDGVEKKVHLNEDGSLSVEMKVRFHLLGNDMLLWPRRAGRASGQGRVSREADPLHCVWEGHPGGSSEPGTRGLGTQEAGCTEVCERGQWQPGSGYEIWTNPLYTAQREGTASWGRSRLAQHSPCRGPWSRGVAGRKRSSQDSGSPASSDRAPDGSEPNSCCSRSPEGSCTLRLASGAAPQRGSGWEAGGTPQAAEGLGPEGAGPGSRGHRCLEPRAQGAASAFSDASASAGAQEESSERGERHQGHTSRTRPVTSPRKATPGVGPCSSTANPSSLRNEDPRAEGSEQDTGPPQPRGGSGRRLPLASSPLGSGDTAEGYSPASTCASATGRRREQESRASAVSSPSISGVGRGAQRGRPRQHHSQRHTHCPLNSPVSRPMLGPPSTGRLCPAHLAPRFSGSSSSARNPASRDPGPPSLASPNSQDTREASSVPATPVSSSDCASNFYPPFSPSAETEFRSHSLSTTSDPLSSPGGGLGGKAGGGPKASRPLSLPVGQHEGGKPGPPREGCGSQMGTPRACRAPGGEMQALLAPQPQSSQEPLSEPCLVCSGYCPTPPRARPPVRKHPLCSSNRDHRDHGAHWAPGAAEQGEEPLDVQRPGPPRSQSGGRGTAVRAVRRGSPSPGPRPGRKLQAQVTSGGEGLEEREDSGRVTPGALPRASPEAVVRGWLSNIPEEPVPLSYEMVDDSMEAAGDGPEGPTEDPVDTHPPEGLGEPIQARRPSLEGAASEEADPEGALPVTGDAGPQPGEGPPPSRAAEAPEEAGAGEGAAGDCGGGQCVLPSRVSVSIQIMKALMGSKQGRPSSLPEVSGPEGRRLGRSARALITCLARLHFFNEDRGSPTGKARCTDSSRYQELLSTLQASWPGCGLGRGEPDSGPRGCGRSWALSGLGPHAVTEAFTPTSSSGVDVGSGSGGSGEGSGPCAVDCALVSERGELPSEIPYQRPDSRTTENPEEPGNRESIGSMASSSSQVWAGATRRGEAGGSCGEQARGRDLDQVIENRMQGEAVQLEKTQEEKERAEPHGEGVCGFPEEERTTGQDSTGAGSQDGAGAPEDESVQEEEAGGGEPDSAALHPAGRRERTLGGLTERDSNASGSQSSPNAEPGLETLPRTADSDPEQTQAKSTQGAAEQGTSVAHRVSPDPDPLWVSRLLRKMEKAFLAHLASAMAELRARWSLQNNDLLDLMVAELQQDVSQRLQGSTAKELGKIQSRVGRKALGSPRVALRWETSLQTEQRRSRLQGLHNLSAFSEQTRAPGAPSLSLDDVPNLSGALGTRLGGEAGGEEFCPCETCVRKTVTPVSPKDMMGIARAPIKKAFDLQLILQKKKVGCANGETTGMAPEKTGMEVLQRDPSGTGTAQGADGGLELGLGRGLGAEEGHEDVGRGEGAGGEEEEEATQKRGGNTDPCGGHPSEAVGWEEQGVGDKGEIREGGSRAELSVQSEVWGGADRSPGGQNDTREDQDVEGEGQPKSGRGNLGEKEGSPQAGPRQGQSGEASGHSSPDQDGGPTPPSASGGDTPDHRSGLKTGLFSSRASSLGNCSQLSQKGSEEGSSNGDMSTFGDEPKGVPGSERNGTGVSLESSTSAREGPSSGSGTPERGTDENLTPEPRAVQGSDLGAETRVKSLPGTEIRFGNLTMDRTHGFGHDDLDF, via the exons ATGAACAGCACCCCAAGGGATGCCCAGGCCCCAAGCTACCGCGAGTGCCTCCTGCCTTCTGTGGCCCGGACCCCCTCTGTCACCCAGGTCACGCCAGCCAAGAAGATAACTTTCCTCAAGCGAGGGGATCCTCGGTTTTCCGGGGTTCGCCTGGCTGTACACCAACGCACTTTCAAGAGCTTGGGCACGCTGATGGATGAGCTCTCCCAGCGCATGCCCCTCTCCTTTGGGGTGCGCTCCGTCACCACGCCCCGAGGCCTGCATGGCCTCAGCGCCCTGGAGCAGCTGGAGGATGGTGGTTGCTACCTCTGCTCCGATAGGAAGCCGCCCAGGACCTCCACTGGGCCAGGCCGGCCGCAGGAGAGAAGTTCCTCTGCTCAGCAGTCCCAGGATGTCAAAGACCAGTGCGAGGGGCCAGGAATATCCTCTTCCCGGAAAAATCCTAAAACCCCAAGGAGGATAATGTTGGTTAAGAATGGGGACCCTCGATTCCAGCAGACAGTGGTCCTCAGTCACAGAGACACCAGGAGCCTGTCGGCTTTTCTCAGCAGAGCCACAGGCCTTCTGCACTTCCCTGTGAAGCAGGTGTACACACCCAGTGGGGAAAAG GTGGGTTCTCTGAAGGCTCTTCTGCGCAGCCCCTCGGTGCTGGTGTGTGCCGGCCATGAGCCCTTCAGACCTCCAGAAGGTGCCAAAAGAAGTGGGACTGGAACTTTATCGGGGCAGACATCAAGGAATAAAAATG GGAGCTGGGGCCCCAAGGCCAAGCCAAGCATGACCCACTCGAGGTCCAGGCCGGGAAGCAGGCCGCAGCGGTCTTCCTTGCTGTCGGCGAGGGCTGGTCTCGGCGACCCCCTGGTGTCCCCGTATCACACCAGGGTGGGCCCCGCTCCTGACCGGCACCCTCAGGACATGCCTGCCCAGCTGGGTCCGTTGGTGGCCCGTGATGGCGTGGAGAAGAAGGTGCACTTGAACGAGGACGGCAGCCTGTCTGTGGAGATGAAAGTCCGCTTCCACCTACTTGGCAACGACATGCTCCTGTGGCCCAGGAGGGCCGGGAGGGCCAGTGGGCAGGGCCGTGTTTCCAGGGAGGCAGACCCCCTCCACTGTGTGTGGGAGGGCCACCCTGGGGGCTCCTCGGAGCCTGGAACACGGGGGCTGGGGACTCAAGAGGCAGGATGCACAGAAGTCTGTGAGCGAGGCCAGTGGCAGCCAGGGTCCGGATATGAGATCTGGACGAACCCGCTGTACACCGCCCAGAGAGAGGGGACGGCCTCCTGGGGGAGGTCCCGGCTGGCCCAGCACTCCCCCTGCAGGGGCCCCTGGAGCCGGGGGGTGGCCGGCAGGAAAAGAAGCAGCCAGGACAGCGGCAGCCCTGCCTCCAGTGACAGAGCCCCCGACGGCTCTGAGCCAAACTCCTGCTGCTCCAGGTCCCCAGAGGGCAGCTGCACCCTGCGCCTGGCCTCCGGGGCTGCCCCCCAGAGAGGATCAGGGTGGGAAGCTGGTGGCACACCCCAGGCTGCTGAGGGCCTGGGTCCAGAGGGAGCAGGGCCGGGCAGCAGGGGCCACCGCTGCCTGGAACCCAGGGCCCAAGGTGCGGCAAGTGCTTTTTCTGACGCCTCAGCGAGTGCCGGGGCTCAGGAGGAGTCCAGTGAAAGGGGTGAGCGGCACCAGGGCCACACCAGCAGGACCAGGCCGGTGACTTCCCCACGGAAGGCCACCCCTGGAGTAGGACCCTGTTCCTCTACTGCGAATCCCTCGTCTTTGAGGAACGAGGACCCACGGGCGGAGGGGAGTGAACAGGACACTGGACCCCCGCAGCCCAGGGGTGGGTCTGGGAGGAGACTGCCCCTGGCTTCTAGCCCTTTGGGCTCTGGGGACACTGCAGAAGGCTATTCCCCGGCCTCCACCTGCGCCTCAGCCACAGGCAGGAGAAGAGAGCAGGAGAGCAGAGCCAGTGCCGTGTCCTCACCCAGCATTTCTGGCGTTGGCCGAGGGGCCCAGAGAGGCCGCCCCAGGCAGCACCACAGCCAGAGGCACACCCACTGTCCGCTCAACTCACCTGTGTCCAGGCCAATGCTGGGCCCCCCCAGCACAGGCAGGCTCTGCCCAGCCCACCTAGCACCACGCTTTTCTGGAAGCTCCTCTAGCGCCAGGAACCCGGCCTCCCGGGACCCAGGGCCACCCTCCTTGGCCTCCCCTAACTCCCAGGACACACGAGAGGCCAGCAGTGTCCCCGCTACTCCTGTGAGCAGTTCGGACTGTGCCTCCAATTTCTACCCCCCATTCTCTCCCTCTGCCGAGACCGAGTTCAGGTCACACTCACTCTCCACCACATCCGACCCTCTCAGCTCCCCAGGAGGTGGCctgggaggaaaggcagggggcGGCCCCAAGGCTTCCCGGCCCTTGAGCCTGCCAGTTGGACAGCATGAGGGGGGCAAGCCAGGACCCCCCCGAGAGGGGTGCGGCTCACAGATGGGCACACCCCGGGCCTGCAGGGCCCCTGGTGGTGAGATGCAGGCCTTGCTGGCCCCCCAGCCTCAGAGCAGCCAGGagcccctctctgagccctgcTTGGTGTGCAGCGGGTACTGTCCCACTCCGCCCAGGGCAAGGCCCCCTGTCAGGAAACACCCTTTGTGCAGCAGCAACAGAGACCACAGAGACCACGGTGCTCACTGGGCGCCAGGGGCCGCCGAGCAGGGGGAGGAGCCGCTAGACGTGCAGCGCCCAGGGCCCCCCAGATCTCAGtcagggggcagggggacagCAGTCAGAGCAGTGAGAAggggcagccccagcccaggtcccCGGCCTGGGAGAAAGCTCCAGGCACAGGTCACTAGTGGAGGGGAAGGCCTGGAAGAGCGAGAGGACAGTGGTCGTGTGACGCCGGGTGCTCTGCCCCGGGCCTCGCCAGAAGCCGTGGTCCGTGGGTGGCTGAGCAACATCCCGGAGGAGCCCGTGCCTTTGAGCTACGAGATGGTGGATGACAGCATGGAGGCGGCTGGGGACGGCCCAGAAGGCCCCACGGAAGACCCTGTTGACACACATCCCCCAGAAGGCCTGGGGGAGCCCATTCAGGCCAGACGACCGTCCCTGGAAGGGGCCGCCAGCGAGGAGGCAGACCCAGAGGGAGCCCTCCCGGTGACTGGTGACGCTGGTCCCCAGCCAGGAGAGGGTCCTCCTCCCAGCAGGGCTGCGGAAGCCCCCGAGGAGGCTGGAGCAGGTGAAGGGGCTGCTGGGGACTGTGGTGGGGGCCAGTGTGTGCTTCCCAGCAGGGTCTCAGTCTCCATACAGATCATGAAGGCGCTGATGGGCTCCAAGCAGGGCCGGCCCAGCAGCCTGCCCGAAGTGTCCGGCCCAGAGGGCAGGAGGCTCGGCCGCTCTGCCCGGGCCCTCATCACCTGCCTCGCCAGGCTCCACTTCTTCAATGAAGACCGTGGGTCTCCCACCGGCAAGGCGAGGTGCACAGACTCCTCTCGGTACCAGGAGCTCCTGAGCACCTTGCAGGCCTCGTGGCCCGGGTGTGGCCTCGGGCGGGGCGAGCCGGACTCGGGCCCCCGGGGGTGTGGCAGGAGCTGGGCTCTGTCGGGCCTCGGGCCCCACGCTGTGACTGAGGCCTTCACACCAACGTCCTCATCCGGCGTGGATGTCGGGAGTGGTTCTGGAGGTTCGGGGGAGGGCAGCGGACCCTGTGCCGTGGACTGTGCCCTGGTCTCTGAAAGGGGAGAGCTGCCCTCGGAAATCCCCTACCAGAGGCCTGACTCCAGAACCACAGAGAACCCAGAAGAACCGGGAAATCGTGAGTCGATTGGTTCCATGGCCTCTTCAAGTTCCCAAGTGTGGGCTGGTGCCACCAGGAGGGGTGAGGCAGGAGGAAGCTGCGGGGAGCAGGCGCGGGGCAGGGACCTGGACCAAGTAATTGAAAACAGGATGCAAGGAGAGGCAGTGCAGTTAGAGAAAAcgcaagaagaaaaagaaagagcagaACCACACGGAGAGGGTGTCTGTGGATTTCCAGAAGAGGAAAGAACCACCGGACAAGACTCAACAGGGGCTGGCTCTCAGGATGGAGCCGGTGCCCCGGAAGATGAGAGCGTgcaggaagaggaagcaggaggaggagagccTGACTCCGCTGCACTGCAccctgcagggaggagagagaggacccTTGGCGGCCTCACTGAGAGAGACTCAAATGCCAGTGGGAGTCAAAGCAGCCCCAATGCTGAGCCTGGTTTGGAGACGCTGCCCAGAACAGCTGACTCAGACCCTGAGCAAACCCAGGCCAAGTCCACCcagggggctgcagagcagggcACTTCTGTGGCTCACAGAGTGTCTCCGGACCCTGACCCACTCTGGGTGTCCAGGCTGCTGAGGAAGATGGAGAAGGCCTTCTTGGCCCACCTGGCCAGCGCCATGGCTGAGCTCCGAGCCCGCTGGAGCCTGCAGAACAACGACCTGCTGGACCTGATGGTGGCTGAGCTGCAGCAGGACGTGAGCCAGCGGCTCCAAGGCAGCACCGCAAAGGAGCTCGGAAAGATCCAGAGCCGGGTGGGGAGGAAGGCCCTGGGGTCTCCCAGGGTAGCCCTCAGGTGGGAGACGTCCCTGCAGACAGAGCAGCGCAGGAGTCGCCTCCAGGGCCTGCACAACCTCTCGGCCTTCTCCGAGCAGACCCGGGCCCCGGgcgccccctccctctccttggaCGATGTGCCAAACCTCAGTGGAGCCCTGGGGACCCGGCTGGGTGGGGAGGCCGGCGGGGAGGAGTTCTGTCCCTGCGAAACCTGTGTAAGGAAGACAGTGACTCCTGTGTCCCCGAAGGACATGATGGGCATAGCCAGGGCACCCATTAAAAAGGCCTTTGACCTGCAGCTAATTCTGCAGAAGAAAAAAGTAGGATGTGCTAATGGGGAGACAACAGGGATGGCCCCTGAGAAGACAGGGATGGAGGTGCTTCAGAGAGACCCCTCAGGGACAGGGACTGCCCAGGGAGCTGATggaggcctggagctggggttAGGCCGGGGCcttggggcagaggaggggcatGAAGATGTGGGCAGAGGTGAAGGtgcaggaggagaggaagaggaggaggccaCTCAGAAGAGAGGAGGGAACACAGATCCCTGTGGAGGCCACCCCTCGGAGGCAGTGGGGTGGGAGGAACAGGGCGTGGGTGACAAGGGAGAGATCAGAGAGGGGGGCTCCAGGGCGGAGCTCAGTGTGCAGAGCGAAGTCTGGGGAGGCGCTGACCGAAGTCCAGGAGGACAGAATGACACCAGAGAGGACCAGGATGTGGAAGGAGAGGGCCAGCCCAAGTCGGGAAGAGGAAATCTAGGCGAGAAGGAAGGGAGTCCACaggctggccccaggcagggccagtCAGGTGAGGCTTCTGGACACAGCAGCCCAGACCAAGATGGGGGGCCCACACCACCTTCTGCCTCAGGTGGAGACACCCCAGACCACAGGTCAGGCCTGAAAACAGGCCTCTTCTCATCCAGAGCATCATCTCTGGGAAACTGCTCTCAGCTCTCCCAGAAGGGCTCTGAGGAGGGGTCTTCAAATGGAGACATGAGCACGTTTGGAGATGAGCCCAAGGGAGTCCCGGGCTCCGAAAGAAATGGCACAGGTGTGTCTCTGGAAAGCTCCACTTCTGCACGAGAAGGGCCCTCCTCGGGCTCTGGGACTCCAGAGCGAGGAACAGATGAgaatctgactccagagcccagagcAGTCCAAGGCTCTGACTTAGGAGCTGAGACGAGAGTTAAAAGTCTCCCTGGGACAGAAATTAGGTTTGGCAACCTCACCATGGACAGGACCCATGGCTTTGGCCACGACGACTTAGATTTTTAG